One Sporosarcina sp. FSL W8-0480 genomic window, TGAAGAAAAGCATGACCCATTGCGGTTATGCTTTTTTCTTTCAAAAAAATTTCAAGTTCTTTAAGGAAGAGTATTTCTACAGAGGATCTCGAGTGTTATGATATGCATACCAATTCAATAAATAGAAAAGAGGGAATAGAATTGATTTTTGGTTTATCGATAATTTTAATATTGGTCTTATTCTTACCTTTCACAGTTCCATTTGTTGAACGTAATTTGGAAGCATTCCTATTCGTAATGGGTATAGCTGCAGTCATAGTTAGCGGTGTCTTGGACAAGGTTTTACTACTTAAAGCTCTTGAAGATCCCATACATATTACCCTCGCAGTCATCATTGCTGGGTTACTATTCAAATGGCTCCAACGACCATTTGAAAAAGGGATTAAAAGAATTAGCCGCACAATCCCTTATAGGCTATTTCTTGCCCTCGTCGTCATTATACTTGGAATCATTTCAAGTATAATCACTGCAATCATCGCTGCAATTGTTTTAGTGGCGATTGTCGGGGTATTGGAACTCGACCGTAAATCAGAAATACGACTTGTTATCCTTGCATGCTATTCAATTGGTATGGGGGCTGTTTTGACACCGGTCGGGGAACCTTTATCCACTATTGCTACAAGTAAATTGAATGAGGATTTCTTTTATTTACTGCGTTTAATAGGTCCAGATGTAATCTTAGGCGTTATAGCTTTCGGAATCCTTGCAGCGATCATGATTAAACCATCCAAAAAGAGTATCGGATTAAAGTCAAAACAAGGAGAGGAATCATTCATTGAGATTCTGATTCGCGGATTTAAAATCTATCTGTTCGTCATAGCTTTAACCCTGTTAGGTGCAGGTTTCGAACCATTCATCGAAAGGTTCTTGTTAGACCTCAGCCCATACGTCCTTTACTGGATCAATATGATATCGGCTGTTCTTGATAATGCGACGCTTGCGGCTGCAGAAATCAGTCAAGAGATGGATGAACCAACGATTAAAGCAATCCTTTTAGGCCTTTTAATTAGTGGTGGTATGCTCATCCCCGGTAATATACCGAATATCATCGCTGCTGGTAAGTTAAATATTAAAAGTGGAGAGTGGGCGAAATTCGGCGTGCCGGTCGGTCTCATCACGATGGTTATTTACTTTGTTATAATTGTAGTTTTCGGCTAACTTAAAAAGCGATCTGCCACGTTTTCCATGACAAATCGCTTTTTGGGTTATTTTTTCTTTTTAGTTAGACGTCCAAGAAGGAATGCACCTGCCGCAAGTCCAATCATCGTATTGGTTTCTTTCGTGAATACTTGTTTAACAACAAGGTTCATATTTTGAGGTCTTTCAGCAAGTCGACGCATGAAGTAGCCATACCAATCTTGCCCAAACGGTACATAAGTACAGAAGTTATAGCCCTCTTTCGCCAATTCCAACTGCATTTCTTTTCTGAAACCGTAGAGCATTTGGAATTCAAATTTGTCATTTGGAATATTATTATCTTTTACAAATTGTTTTACATGGTTGATGACGTTATGGTCATGCGTTGCGATTGAAGTAAATTTACCGTTCAATAAATGCCATTCGATCAATTTAATGTAGTTCCTGTCAATTTCCTGTTTGTCTTGGTATGCATTTTCCGGAGACTCTTTGTAAGCCCCTTTAACGATTCGAAGACGGTAATTTTTATGTTTATGCAAATCTTCTTCAGCACGGAAAAAGTATGCTTGAATGACAGTTCCAATGTTGTCATACGTAACGGATAGCTCGTCCAATAAGTTAAAGGATGGTTGTAGACGTGCATAATCTTCCATATCGAAGTTAACGAAGATTCCATATTTATTCGCCGTTGAAACAATCTCCTCAATGTTCTCTTTACAGAAATCATAATCGATGTCCAAACCCAATTGAGATGGCTTTAATGAAATATGAGCATCTACTCCGTTTTCATGGATCGCTTCAATAACAGCGATGATTTGTTCTTTTGCAGCAGTCGCTTCCTCTCTCTCATAGACAAACTCGCCTAAATTATCGACAGTACAAGAAATACCATGTTTGTTCAGTTCTTTGATGCTTTCAATCGTTTCGGCAATATTCGTTCCTGCCACCACATTTTGAGCACCTAATTTTAAGCCGTATTTTTTCGCTGCACTATTCAAAAACTGGTTTTGAGAAAGTCCCATAAAGAAGTCTTTTAAAATCATATCCATTACTCCTCTAGAATAATTATTTTTATCATCCTGAATTATAACACAGCATTCTTTGTTCAACACTTATTAAGTATAATGAAGGGTACATTTATTCACAACAAAAAACGTGTCCAATTGCTCTGGACACATTTTTCATAATTTAGCTCTATTATACCCGCCAAACTCCTTTTCGATAAATGAGCCAAGCTTAAATATCGCATCTTCATTTCCGTTCTTTCCAATGATTTGAATGGCAATAGGCATCCCGTTTTTATCTGTGCCTACCGGAACTGTTAAGACGGGAAGTCCCCACGTATTTGCATAGGCTACGAAAGGCATGTATTTCAGGAACGTTTTCCTAATTGAAAAAATCTCCTTATAGACTGTTCCGTGCAATGGAGCAGCCGAATGATAGACAGGCATTATCACTAACCTGCCTTACATGTATTCCTCCAAAATTGCATCGCCATTTTTTAAAACATGACTAATTTCATTAATTCGCTTGGCAGATGGTTTGAAAAGTGATGCCCCTATTAGTGCCCAAGACAAATAGCGATGAACAGGTGAATTTATAACCGTTATTTCCTTCAGATAAGCAGTAAAGGGATTTCCGGAGTTTTGTTCAAATGCAATTTTCCTTGTGGATTCACCGCCATCAATCGACATGATTTCCTGCCAAAGGAGGGCCGACTCATCAAGGAGAGGAAGTGGGTCGGTGTCAATTCTGAAATTCGAATTTTTCAGCTTCAAATAAATTCTGTTTAACAGCATTAATGTTTCACCGGAAATTGGTTGCGACATCGTCCTGAATACATTTACCGTAAAATCTTTTATATTTCGATCTTCCGGTTTCCTGTCTGCTATGATGCCATAAACCAATTTTGCGTCCCTCACAGATTTGGCCATCGGACCAATTCCTAACATTCGTTGCTGCCACTCATTCTCAACATATGGAAAACTACCAACTTGGGATACTTGCCCTTTTCCTGACTTGAAACCTATCACACCATTAAAATGGCTTGGAAAACGGATTGAACCACCGATGTCAGACCCAAGGCCAACTGCAGCAGCGCCAAGTGCAATAGCGGCCCCTTCACCCCCACTCGAGCCACCCGCTGTACGTGTAAGATCCCATGGGTTATTCGTTCTTCCGTATAATTTATTGTCCGTCTCTTGGCAAAAGCATAGTTCAGGTGTATTTGTTTTCCCTAAGATGATTGCACCTTCAGCCCTTAACTTGGAAACAACAACTGCATCCTGACTTTGCACCTGTCCTTTTTTAGATTTCAATCCGCCAGTTGTTCGCATGCCTTCCACATCAAATGATTCTTTCATAGTAATTGGAACGCCGTATAAGGCTCCCTTGCTCTGTCCATCTGACAAGTTTTCATCTACCATTTTCGCTTCCTTCATCGCCTCGGCAAAACGATCTTCCGTCAGAAAATTGACGGTCGGATTTTTCTCTCTTATACGTTCAATAAAAACTTCAGTTACGCTTGTTGCAGTAACTTCTTTTCTCTGAATCATTTCACTTATTCCGACCGCATCTACGTCCAGAATGTTAACCTTTTCAACAACCGCCTCCATCTTCCGCCATCTCCCCATTCTAAATTATCACTCTATTCATTATAGTAAATATGGTCAATATTAACAACAAAGGCTCCCTCCCTTTTCAGGTCAGAAGCCTCTGTTTTTCAGACCAAATTCATAAAAATGGTGATAAGGATAATTACGAATGCCCCACCTAACGCTGTCCATTGCATACGGTCAGGTTTTTCCGGCCGACTATCCCATTTTTGCATGCCTCCATCTCCCTTCGGTTTTCTCTAATCCATACTATAAATTCCCTACTCTTTTAAGTCCTAAACGGAGGCTTCAAATTTCAATACTGTCCAGTCGATACGACCGTTTAATTTTCTTATTAAGAAAACGCTTACATATTTAACTGAATAAAAATTGTTTTGGGATTCGTTAAAATTAACTATCAATTATGAAGTACTCTATGTTATTCTCTTAATTATAACTAAATTTACATAAAGGAAATGGGAGGAAAAAGTTTATGACCAAGACAGCTGTTAGCGACTCTAAAACTGTACAAGTGGAGGATATCTTGATTGCTAACCAATTCCTTAAAGATGTCGTTGTACATACACCCTTACAAAAGAACAAACGACTGTCAGAGAAATATGGTTGCCATGTTTATATAAAACGCGAAGATTTACAACATGTCCGCTCTTTCAAATTACGGGGAGCATTTTATAAAATTAAACGTATAGAACGTGAAGCGAGGGAAAAAGGAATTGTTTGCGCAAGTGCGGGCAACCATGCACAAGGCGTAGCATATGCATGTGCCCAATTAGGCATCAGCGGAAAAATCTTCATGCCGCAAACAACACCAAAACAGAAGGTCAATCAAGTGGAGATGTTCGGAAAAAGCTTTGTCGAGATTATTCTTGTCGGAGATACATTTGACGATTCATCAAAACATGCGAAAAAATGCGCCGAAGATGAAAACCGAATCTTTATCCATCCATTTGATGATTTAGACATCATCGCTGGTCAAGGAACAGTCGCTCTTGAAGTGATGAATGACATCGAGGAACCAATCGATTTCGTTTTTGCGAGTATCGGCGGAGGTGGTTTGATGTCAGGTATCAGTACATATATTAAGAACCTTTCACCTGCAACAAAAATGATTGGAGTGGAACCTGAGGGAGCCGCCAGTATGAAAACCTCCATTGAAAAGGATGAAATTACAACTCTTAACCATATTGATAAATTTGTAGATGGAGCAGCTGTACAATGTGTCGGCAATCATAACTTTGAAATTTGCAGGAAATACGTTGATGAAATTGTAGCTATACCTGAAGGGAAAGTATGCACAGCCATCCTAAATCTTTATAATGAACACGCAATCATCGCTGAGCCTGCAGGCGCACTCCCTATTGCAGCACTCGATGACTATAAAGAGAAAATCAAGGGAAAGTCCGTAGTTTGTGTGATCAGTGGCGGGAATAACGATATTGGTCGTATGCAGGAAATTAAAGAGAAATCGCTTTTGCATGAGGGCCTACTCCATTATTTCATCATCAATTTCCCACAACGGGCAGGTGCACTAAGACAGTTTCTCGATACTGTATTAGGACCGGATGATGATATCACTACCTTTGAATATACAAAGAAGCATAATAAAGAAAACGGACCTGGACTCGTGGGGATAGAACTAAAAAGAAAAGAAGATCACGCAGGCCTTTTGCAACGCATGAAACAAAGCGGCTTTCCCTTCACAGAAGTAAATAAGGACAGCACCTTGTTTGAACTGTTGATATAGAATTGTGAAATTATGAAAACACCCTATCCATTCGGACAGGGTGCGTTTTCATTTCTATCGTTTTATGAATTTGCAAGGATCATTGCGATTCTATCAATTGTAGGGATTGTACTTTTCGTTTGTCCTTGTGTGAGAACGGTGAATATAAGCGTTTCGCCTTTTTTCGTTTGTACATAACCCGCCAGTGAACTCACTCGGTTTAGGTGTCCTGTTTTCGCAATGACTTTTCCTTTGAC contains:
- a CDS encoding DUF1646 family protein, giving the protein MIFGLSIILILVLFLPFTVPFVERNLEAFLFVMGIAAVIVSGVLDKVLLLKALEDPIHITLAVIIAGLLFKWLQRPFEKGIKRISRTIPYRLFLALVVIILGIISSIITAIIAAIVLVAIVGVLELDRKSEIRLVILACYSIGMGAVLTPVGEPLSTIATSKLNEDFFYLLRLIGPDVILGVIAFGILAAIMIKPSKKSIGLKSKQGEESFIEILIRGFKIYLFVIALTLLGAGFEPFIERFLLDLSPYVLYWINMISAVLDNATLAAAEISQEMDEPTIKAILLGLLISGGMLIPGNIPNIIAAGKLNIKSGEWAKFGVPVGLITMVIYFVIIVVFG
- a CDS encoding proline dehydrogenase family protein, whose translation is MILKDFFMGLSQNQFLNSAAKKYGLKLGAQNVVAGTNIAETIESIKELNKHGISCTVDNLGEFVYEREEATAAKEQIIAVIEAIHENGVDAHISLKPSQLGLDIDYDFCKENIEEIVSTANKYGIFVNFDMEDYARLQPSFNLLDELSVTYDNIGTVIQAYFFRAEEDLHKHKNYRLRIVKGAYKESPENAYQDKQEIDRNYIKLIEWHLLNGKFTSIATHDHNVINHVKQFVKDNNIPNDKFEFQMLYGFRKEMQLELAKEGYNFCTYVPFGQDWYGYFMRRLAERPQNMNLVVKQVFTKETNTMIGLAAGAFLLGRLTKKKK
- a CDS encoding amidase family protein is translated as MPVYHSAAPLHGTVYKEIFSIRKTFLKYMPFVAYANTWGLPVLTVPVGTDKNGMPIAIQIIGKNGNEDAIFKLGSFIEKEFGGYNRAKL
- a CDS encoding amidase, which codes for MEAVVEKVNILDVDAVGISEMIQRKEVTATSVTEVFIERIREKNPTVNFLTEDRFAEAMKEAKMVDENLSDGQSKGALYGVPITMKESFDVEGMRTTGGLKSKKGQVQSQDAVVVSKLRAEGAIILGKTNTPELCFCQETDNKLYGRTNNPWDLTRTAGGSSGGEGAAIALGAAAVGLGSDIGGSIRFPSHFNGVIGFKSGKGQVSQVGSFPYVENEWQQRMLGIGPMAKSVRDAKLVYGIIADRKPEDRNIKDFTVNVFRTMSQPISGETLMLLNRIYLKLKNSNFRIDTDPLPLLDESALLWQEIMSIDGGESTRKIAFEQNSGNPFTAYLKEITVINSPVHRYLSWALIGASLFKPSAKRINEISHVLKNGDAILEEYM
- the ilvA gene encoding threonine ammonia-lyase IlvA — translated: MTKTAVSDSKTVQVEDILIANQFLKDVVVHTPLQKNKRLSEKYGCHVYIKREDLQHVRSFKLRGAFYKIKRIEREAREKGIVCASAGNHAQGVAYACAQLGISGKIFMPQTTPKQKVNQVEMFGKSFVEIILVGDTFDDSSKHAKKCAEDENRIFIHPFDDLDIIAGQGTVALEVMNDIEEPIDFVFASIGGGGLMSGISTYIKNLSPATKMIGVEPEGAASMKTSIEKDEITTLNHIDKFVDGAAVQCVGNHNFEICRKYVDEIVAIPEGKVCTAILNLYNEHAIIAEPAGALPIAALDDYKEKIKGKSVVCVISGGNNDIGRMQEIKEKSLLHEGLLHYFIINFPQRAGALRQFLDTVLGPDDDITTFEYTKKHNKENGPGLVGIELKRKEDHAGLLQRMKQSGFPFTEVNKDSTLFELLI